A region from the Lolium perenne isolate Kyuss_39 chromosome 4, Kyuss_2.0, whole genome shotgun sequence genome encodes:
- the LOC127292162 gene encoding uncharacterized protein isoform X2, whose amino-acid sequence MPLRVRLKWQQTSTASQLRTNRSLGGGGGGTGMAGGKMRNRRDDAKERGGTRSGGRDSGEREERGGRGRGGMEQKRWRSEAGSQGDARRSASGFDSRKRKFDHDSGYGGDNDSSYSTSRTTGKYPSTGTRGKFSAREGDGFKPRRSEGDGFKPRRSEGDDFRPMRRSSSKVSGTGTGDKGRSMLCMNSQASKWKKFDKDIRADRRNDADLDDHVAGSRKSDESGQMTEEKPRARPTRVLDKTGKKLRVFKKDSVSDSEEIAPPKKRKRMKLDRYDTSNKRIEDATPKEDVCITGKIPEKITPEPEETEMSINAKFRDVQPSSSILSYVEDNLLGRRRLIDIKNAGYNTKLSAPLDNVPFSTRIERDRIEDSVFRNHLDFFAAAKIPSSFPPPTLPEIAFAGVSNVGKSSLLNALTRQWGIVRTSDKPGLTQSINFFKLASKLCLVDLPGYGFAYAKDEVKESWQELVKEYVSNRVGLDRVCLLVHTKRGMKPLDYELIDLMERYKTPYQIVLTKTDLVFPIDVARRAMEIQESLKKNKSVIKPVMMVSSKTGAGIRNLRGMLGKLARFIKP is encoded by the exons ATGCCGCTCCGTGTTCGGTTGAAATGGCAGCAAACGAGCACGGCGAGCCAGCTGAGAACCAATAggagcttgggcggcggcggcggcggcactgGGATGGCCGGTGGGAAGATGAGAAACAGAAGGGACGATGCCAAAGAGAGAGGAGGAACTAGGTCTGGTGGACGGGACAGTGGAGAGCGAGAAGAGCGCGGTGGGCGCGGGCGCGGAGGGATGGAGCAGAAGAGGTGGCGGAGCGAGGCAGGATCTCAAGGGGATGCGAGGAGGAGCGCGTCGGGGTTTGACAGCAGGAAGAGGAAGTTTGATCATGATTCCGGGTACGGTGGTGACAATGATTCATCATATTCTACATCAAGGACGACAGGAAAGTACCCTTCCACTGGAACCCGTGGCAAGTTTTCTGCTAGAGAAGGCGATGGATTTAAGCCTCGGAG ATCAGAAGGCGATGGATTTAAGCCTCGGAGATCAGAAGGGGATGACTTTCGACCAATGAGAAGGAGTAGCAGCAAGGTTTCTGGTACAGGTACAGGGGATAAGGGCCGGTCGATGCTCTGTATGAATTCGCAAGCCTCCAAGTGGAAGAAATTTGACAAGGATATCAGAGCCGATCGTCGAAATGATGCCGATTTGGATGACCATGTTGCTGGAAGCAGGAAGTCTGATGAGTCAGGCCAGATGACTGAAGAGAAGCCCCGTGCTCGTCCTACTCGAGTGCTGGACAAGACTGGGAAGAAACTAAGGGTCTTTAAGAAGGATTCAGTTTCTGATTCTGAGGAAATTGCTCCTCCTAAGAAGAGAAAACGAATGAAACTAGATCGTTATGACACATCAAACAAACGAATTGAGGACGCAACTCCCAAAGAAGATG TTTGCATAACAGGGAAGATTCCAGAAAAGATTACACCTGAACCTGAAGAGACTGAAATGTCCATAAATGCTAAATTTCGTGATGTACAGCCAAGTTCTTCAATCCTCTCATATGTTGAAGATAAT CTACTAGGTCGTAGGCGTCTAATCGACATAAAAAATGCTGGCTACAATACCAAGCTTTCTGCTCCTCTGGATAATGTCCCCTTCTCAACCAGAATTGAACGTGACCGCATAGAAGACAGT GTGTTCAGAAATCATTTGGACTTCTTTGCTGCTGCAAAGATCCCATCATCATTCCCTCCTCCTACACTTCCAGAGATAGCATTTGCAG GGGTATCAAATGTTGGGAAATCTTCGCTACTTAATGCACTTACAAGACAATGGGGTATTGTGCGAACATCCGATAAGCCAGGGCTTACTCAA AGTATAAATTTCTTCAAGCTTGCATCGAAGTTGTGCCTTGTTGATTTACCTGGATATGGTTTTGCTTATGCAAAGGATGAAGTTAAAGAGTCATGGCAGGAGCTT GTGAAGGAGTATGTTTCGAACAGGGTTGGTCTAGATAGAGTGTGCCTTCTTGTGCACACTAAACGTGGAATGAAACCATTGGACTACGAGCTTATAGATCTAATGGAAAG GTACAAGACACCGTACCAGATTGTACTAACCAAGACTGATCTGGTTTTCCCTATAGATGTTGCTCGCCGTGCTATGGAGATCCAAGAG AGCCTGAAAAAGAACAAGTCAGTCATAAAGCCGGTG ATGATGGTGAGCTCCAAGACAGGAGCCGGCATACGCAACCTGAGAGGCATGCTCGGAAAGCTAGCCCGCTTCATCAAACCATAG
- the LOC127292162 gene encoding uncharacterized protein isoform X1: protein MPLRVRLKWQQTSTASQLRTNRSLGGGGGGTGMAGGKMRNRRDDAKERGGTRSGGRDSGEREERGGRGRGGMEQKRWRSEAGSQGDARRSASGFDSRKRKFDHDSGYGGDNDSSYSTSRTTGKYPSTGTRGKFSAREGDGFKPRRSEGGGFKPRRSEGDGFKPRRSEGDGFKPRRSEGDDFRPMRRSSSKVSGTGTGDKGRSMLCMNSQASKWKKFDKDIRADRRNDADLDDHVAGSRKSDESGQMTEEKPRARPTRVLDKTGKKLRVFKKDSVSDSEEIAPPKKRKRMKLDRYDTSNKRIEDATPKEDVCITGKIPEKITPEPEETEMSINAKFRDVQPSSSILSYVEDNLLGRRRLIDIKNAGYNTKLSAPLDNVPFSTRIERDRIEDSVFRNHLDFFAAAKIPSSFPPPTLPEIAFAGVSNVGKSSLLNALTRQWGIVRTSDKPGLTQSINFFKLASKLCLVDLPGYGFAYAKDEVKESWQELVKEYVSNRVGLDRVCLLVHTKRGMKPLDYELIDLMERYKTPYQIVLTKTDLVFPIDVARRAMEIQESLKKNKSVIKPVMMVSSKTGAGIRNLRGMLGKLARFIKP from the exons ATGCCGCTCCGTGTTCGGTTGAAATGGCAGCAAACGAGCACGGCGAGCCAGCTGAGAACCAATAggagcttgggcggcggcggcggcggcactgGGATGGCCGGTGGGAAGATGAGAAACAGAAGGGACGATGCCAAAGAGAGAGGAGGAACTAGGTCTGGTGGACGGGACAGTGGAGAGCGAGAAGAGCGCGGTGGGCGCGGGCGCGGAGGGATGGAGCAGAAGAGGTGGCGGAGCGAGGCAGGATCTCAAGGGGATGCGAGGAGGAGCGCGTCGGGGTTTGACAGCAGGAAGAGGAAGTTTGATCATGATTCCGGGTACGGTGGTGACAATGATTCATCATATTCTACATCAAGGACGACAGGAAAGTACCCTTCCACTGGAACCCGTGGCAAGTTTTCTGCTAGAGAAGGCGATGGATTTAAGCCTCGGAGGTCAGAAGGCGGTGGATTTAAGCCTCGAAGATCAGAGGGCGATGGATTTAAGCCTAGGAGATCAGAAGGCGATGGATTTAAGCCTCGGAGATCAGAAGGGGATGACTTTCGACCAATGAGAAGGAGTAGCAGCAAGGTTTCTGGTACAGGTACAGGGGATAAGGGCCGGTCGATGCTCTGTATGAATTCGCAAGCCTCCAAGTGGAAGAAATTTGACAAGGATATCAGAGCCGATCGTCGAAATGATGCCGATTTGGATGACCATGTTGCTGGAAGCAGGAAGTCTGATGAGTCAGGCCAGATGACTGAAGAGAAGCCCCGTGCTCGTCCTACTCGAGTGCTGGACAAGACTGGGAAGAAACTAAGGGTCTTTAAGAAGGATTCAGTTTCTGATTCTGAGGAAATTGCTCCTCCTAAGAAGAGAAAACGAATGAAACTAGATCGTTATGACACATCAAACAAACGAATTGAGGACGCAACTCCCAAAGAAGATG TTTGCATAACAGGGAAGATTCCAGAAAAGATTACACCTGAACCTGAAGAGACTGAAATGTCCATAAATGCTAAATTTCGTGATGTACAGCCAAGTTCTTCAATCCTCTCATATGTTGAAGATAAT CTACTAGGTCGTAGGCGTCTAATCGACATAAAAAATGCTGGCTACAATACCAAGCTTTCTGCTCCTCTGGATAATGTCCCCTTCTCAACCAGAATTGAACGTGACCGCATAGAAGACAGT GTGTTCAGAAATCATTTGGACTTCTTTGCTGCTGCAAAGATCCCATCATCATTCCCTCCTCCTACACTTCCAGAGATAGCATTTGCAG GGGTATCAAATGTTGGGAAATCTTCGCTACTTAATGCACTTACAAGACAATGGGGTATTGTGCGAACATCCGATAAGCCAGGGCTTACTCAA AGTATAAATTTCTTCAAGCTTGCATCGAAGTTGTGCCTTGTTGATTTACCTGGATATGGTTTTGCTTATGCAAAGGATGAAGTTAAAGAGTCATGGCAGGAGCTT GTGAAGGAGTATGTTTCGAACAGGGTTGGTCTAGATAGAGTGTGCCTTCTTGTGCACACTAAACGTGGAATGAAACCATTGGACTACGAGCTTATAGATCTAATGGAAAG GTACAAGACACCGTACCAGATTGTACTAACCAAGACTGATCTGGTTTTCCCTATAGATGTTGCTCGCCGTGCTATGGAGATCCAAGAG AGCCTGAAAAAGAACAAGTCAGTCATAAAGCCGGTG ATGATGGTGAGCTCCAAGACAGGAGCCGGCATACGCAACCTGAGAGGCATGCTCGGAAAGCTAGCCCGCTTCATCAAACCATAG